In one window of Gopherus evgoodei ecotype Sinaloan lineage unplaced genomic scaffold, rGopEvg1_v1.p scaffold_40_arrow_ctg1, whole genome shotgun sequence DNA:
- the SLC44A2 gene encoding choline transporter-like protein 2 isoform X4, protein MAGDEENYYGKHGTPQKYDPSFKGPIHDRSCTDIICCILLVIAIVGYVVVGIIAWTYGDPRKVIYPTDSRGQFCGQLGTPNENKPFLFYFNILKCASPLVLLEFQCPTKQICVNKCPDQYLTYLNARKQPKDFEYYKQFCVPGFNNSQKSLPEVLKDGDCPSVITPSKPLARRCLPAINTKKGVVMVGNDTTFEDGLGQRRNVTELVEGAKKANVVLEARQLAMKIFEDYTVSWHWIIIGLVIAMVFSFIFVVLLRFLAGIMIWVMIVLVILVLGYGIVHCYLEYARLKGEAGSDVSLKDLGFQTDLRVYLHLKQTWLAFMIILCIMEVIIILLLIFLRKRILIAIALIKEASRAVGHIMTSLVFPLCTFFLVCLCVAYWASTAVFLSTSNEAVYKVFNDTSKCDYAGQTCIPETFNMTNITKQCPDARCLFAFYGGETAYHKYLIIFQIYNAFMFFWLANFVIALGQVTLAGAFASYYWAFKKPDDMPAFPLFSSFGRALRYHTGSLAFGSLILAIVQIIRVLLEYLDHKLKAAENKFAKFLLACLKCCFWCLEKFIKFLNRNAYIMIAIYGTNFCTSAKNAFFLLMRNIIRVAVLDKVTDFLLFLGKLLIVGSVGILAFFFFTQRIDVVQGTAPTLNYYWVPILTLVVGSYLIAHGFFSVYAMCVDTLFLCFCEDLERNDGSPEQPYYMSPELSEILLKGSLESSKSADSQG, encoded by the exons ATGGCGGGAGACGAAGAGAATTATTATGGCAAACACG GGACGCCACAGAAATATGACCCATCATTCAAAGGTCCCATTCATGACAG GAGCTGCACTGACATCATCTGCTGTATCCTCCTCGTCATTGCCATTGTTGGCTATGTCGTTGTGGGAATCATAG CATGGACATACGGTGACCCCAGGAAGGTGATTTACCCCACAGATAGTCGCGGGCAGTTCTGTGGCCAGCTGGGAACTCCCAATGA GAACAAGCCTTTCCTGTTTTACTTCAACATCCTAAAGTGCGCCAGCCCCTTGGTGTTGCTGGAGTTCCAGTGTCCAACCAAACAG ATCTGTGTGAATAAGTGCCCAGACCAGTATCTCACATACCTGAATGCCAGGAAACAACCCAAAGACTTTGAGTACTACAAGCAGTTCTGCGTCCCAGGATTTAACAATTCGCAGAAG agTCTCCCAGAAGTGCTGAAGGATGGAGACTGTCCGTCCGTGATCACTCCCAGCAAACCCT TGGCGCGCAGGTGTTTACCAGCAATCAACACCAAGAAAGGTGTCGTCATGGTTGGGAATGACACGACCTTTGAAGATGGACTGGGACAACGAAGGAATGtgacagagctggtggagggggcCAA AAAAGCAAATGTGGTTCTGGAAGCAAGACAACTGGCCATGAAGATCTTTGAAGATTACACGGTTTCCTGGCACTGGATAATAAT aGGTCTCGTGATTGCCATGGTGTTCAGCTTCATCTTCGTTGTCCTGCTTCGCTTCCTTGCTGGGATCATGATCTGGGTTATGATTGTGCTGGTGATCTTGGTGCTCGGATATG GAATTGTCCACTGTTACCTGGAATATGCCCGTCTAAAAGGAGAAGCAGGCTCTGATGTTTCCCTGAAGGACCTGGGATTCCAGACGGATCTGCGTGTCTATCTCCACCTGAAGCAAACGTGGTTGGCCTTCA TGATTATCCTGTGCATCATGGAGGTGATCATCATCCTGTTACTCATCTTCCTCCGCAAGAGGATCCTCATTGCCATTGCACTcatcaaggaagccagcag GGCTGTTGGTCATATCATGACGTCGCTGGTGTTTCCTCTGTGCACCTTCTTCCTGGTGTGTCTCTGCGTTGCTTACTGGGCCAGCACCGCTGT TTTCTTATCTACTTCTAATGAGGCTGTCTACAAGGTGTTTAACGATACGTCTAAATGTGATTATGCTGGGCAGACCTGCATACCAGAG ACATTCAATATGACCAACATCACCAAGCAGTGCCCAGATGCCCGCTGCCTCTTTGCATTCTATGGGGGAGAGACGGCCTACCACAAATACCTCATCATCTTCCAGATCTATAATGCCTTTATGTTCTTCTGGCTGGCCAACTTTGTGATTGCGCTGGGCCAGGTCACGCTAGCTGGAGCCTTTGCTTCCTACTATTGGGCCTTCAAGAAACCTGATGACATGCCGgctttccccctcttctcctccttcGGCCGGGCACTCAG GTATCACACTGGCTCGTTGGCCTTTGGGTCTCTGATTCTTGCCATTGTCCAGATCATCAGGGTCCTTCTGGAGTATCTGGATCACAAGCTGAAAG CTGCTGAGAATAAGTTTGCCAAGTTCCTGCTGGCCTGTCTCAAATGCTGCTTCTGGTGCCTGGAAAAATTTATCAAGTTCCTGAACAGGAATGCATACATCATG ATTGCCATCTATGGCACCAACTTCTGCACTTCAGCCAAGAATGCATTCTTCCTGCTCATGAGGAACATTATCAG GGTGGCTGTTTTAGATAAAGTCACAGATTTTCTGCTCTTCCTTGGTAAACTCCTCATCGTGGGAAGTGTTG GAATCCTCGCCTTTTTCTTCTTCACCCAGCGGATAGATGTGGTTCAGGGCACTGCACCTACTCTCAATTACTATTGGGTCCCTATCCTG ACTCTGGTCGTGGGCTCCTATCTCATTGCACATGGATTCTTCAGCGTCTATGCCATGTGTGTGGACACCCTCTTCCTTTGCTTCT GTGAAGACCTGGAGAGGAATGATGGATCTCCTGAGCAACCTTACTACATGTCCCCCGAGCTGAGTGAAATCCTGCTGAAGGGGAGCCTAGAATCATCCAAAAGTGCTGATAGCCAAGGATAG
- the SLC44A2 gene encoding choline transporter-like protein 2 isoform X2, protein MHASLASCFSRKSTWFHFQSICVCLPCALALRESQQLLGFSERDPCLAPSQSRRPCLLRCVPCFGCTFLASLLPLCSVIGTPQKYDPSFKGPIHDRSCTDIICCILLVIAIVGYVVVGIIAWTYGDPRKVIYPTDSRGQFCGQLGTPNENKPFLFYFNILKCASPLVLLEFQCPTKQICVNKCPDQYLTYLNARKQPKDFEYYKQFCVPGFNNSQKSLPEVLKDGDCPSVITPSKPLARRCLPAINTKKGVVMVGNDTTFEDGLGQRRNVTELVEGAKKANVVLEARQLAMKIFEDYTVSWHWIIIGLVIAMVFSFIFVVLLRFLAGIMIWVMIVLVILVLGYGIVHCYLEYARLKGEAGSDVSLKDLGFQTDLRVYLHLKQTWLAFMIILCIMEVIIILLLIFLRKRILIAIALIKEASRAVGHIMTSLVFPLCTFFLVCLCVAYWASTAVFLSTSNEAVYKVFNDTSKCDYAGQTCIPETFNMTNITKQCPDARCLFAFYGGETAYHKYLIIFQIYNAFMFFWLANFVIALGQVTLAGAFASYYWAFKKPDDMPAFPLFSSFGRALRYHTGSLAFGSLILAIVQIIRVLLEYLDHKLKAAENKFAKFLLACLKCCFWCLEKFIKFLNRNAYIMIAIYGTNFCTSAKNAFFLLMRNIIRVAVLDKVTDFLLFLGKLLIVGSVGILAFFFFTQRIDVVQGTAPTLNYYWVPILTLVVGSYLIAHGFFSVYAMCVDTLFLCFLEDLERNDGSSEKPYFMSSDLKKLLNKTNKGHLDA, encoded by the exons ATGCATGCTAGTCTTGCATCCTGTTTTTCCAGGAAATCCACCTGGTTTCACTTTCAAAGCATCTGTGTATGCCTGCCTTGTGCACTGGCTCTTAGGGAATCTCAGCAGCTCCTAGGCTTCTCAGAGAGGGATCCGTGCCTGGCTCCTTCTCAGAGCCGGAG ACCCTGTCTCCTGCGATGTGTCCCGTGCTTTGGGTGTACTTTCCTGGCATCTCTCCTCCCTCTGTGCAGCGTTATTG GGACGCCACAGAAATATGACCCATCATTCAAAGGTCCCATTCATGACAG GAGCTGCACTGACATCATCTGCTGTATCCTCCTCGTCATTGCCATTGTTGGCTATGTCGTTGTGGGAATCATAG CATGGACATACGGTGACCCCAGGAAGGTGATTTACCCCACAGATAGTCGCGGGCAGTTCTGTGGCCAGCTGGGAACTCCCAATGA GAACAAGCCTTTCCTGTTTTACTTCAACATCCTAAAGTGCGCCAGCCCCTTGGTGTTGCTGGAGTTCCAGTGTCCAACCAAACAG ATCTGTGTGAATAAGTGCCCAGACCAGTATCTCACATACCTGAATGCCAGGAAACAACCCAAAGACTTTGAGTACTACAAGCAGTTCTGCGTCCCAGGATTTAACAATTCGCAGAAG agTCTCCCAGAAGTGCTGAAGGATGGAGACTGTCCGTCCGTGATCACTCCCAGCAAACCCT TGGCGCGCAGGTGTTTACCAGCAATCAACACCAAGAAAGGTGTCGTCATGGTTGGGAATGACACGACCTTTGAAGATGGACTGGGACAACGAAGGAATGtgacagagctggtggagggggcCAA AAAAGCAAATGTGGTTCTGGAAGCAAGACAACTGGCCATGAAGATCTTTGAAGATTACACGGTTTCCTGGCACTGGATAATAAT aGGTCTCGTGATTGCCATGGTGTTCAGCTTCATCTTCGTTGTCCTGCTTCGCTTCCTTGCTGGGATCATGATCTGGGTTATGATTGTGCTGGTGATCTTGGTGCTCGGATATG GAATTGTCCACTGTTACCTGGAATATGCCCGTCTAAAAGGAGAAGCAGGCTCTGATGTTTCCCTGAAGGACCTGGGATTCCAGACGGATCTGCGTGTCTATCTCCACCTGAAGCAAACGTGGTTGGCCTTCA TGATTATCCTGTGCATCATGGAGGTGATCATCATCCTGTTACTCATCTTCCTCCGCAAGAGGATCCTCATTGCCATTGCACTcatcaaggaagccagcag GGCTGTTGGTCATATCATGACGTCGCTGGTGTTTCCTCTGTGCACCTTCTTCCTGGTGTGTCTCTGCGTTGCTTACTGGGCCAGCACCGCTGT TTTCTTATCTACTTCTAATGAGGCTGTCTACAAGGTGTTTAACGATACGTCTAAATGTGATTATGCTGGGCAGACCTGCATACCAGAG ACATTCAATATGACCAACATCACCAAGCAGTGCCCAGATGCCCGCTGCCTCTTTGCATTCTATGGGGGAGAGACGGCCTACCACAAATACCTCATCATCTTCCAGATCTATAATGCCTTTATGTTCTTCTGGCTGGCCAACTTTGTGATTGCGCTGGGCCAGGTCACGCTAGCTGGAGCCTTTGCTTCCTACTATTGGGCCTTCAAGAAACCTGATGACATGCCGgctttccccctcttctcctccttcGGCCGGGCACTCAG GTATCACACTGGCTCGTTGGCCTTTGGGTCTCTGATTCTTGCCATTGTCCAGATCATCAGGGTCCTTCTGGAGTATCTGGATCACAAGCTGAAAG CTGCTGAGAATAAGTTTGCCAAGTTCCTGCTGGCCTGTCTCAAATGCTGCTTCTGGTGCCTGGAAAAATTTATCAAGTTCCTGAACAGGAATGCATACATCATG ATTGCCATCTATGGCACCAACTTCTGCACTTCAGCCAAGAATGCATTCTTCCTGCTCATGAGGAACATTATCAG GGTGGCTGTTTTAGATAAAGTCACAGATTTTCTGCTCTTCCTTGGTAAACTCCTCATCGTGGGAAGTGTTG GAATCCTCGCCTTTTTCTTCTTCACCCAGCGGATAGATGTGGTTCAGGGCACTGCACCTACTCTCAATTACTATTGGGTCCCTATCCTG ACTCTGGTCGTGGGCTCCTATCTCATTGCACATGGATTCTTCAGCGTCTATGCCATGTGTGTGGACACCCTCTTCCTTTGCTTCT
- the SLC44A2 gene encoding choline transporter-like protein 2 isoform X3, whose product MEKGPGRKDPDGAYGTPQKYDPSFKGPIHDRSCTDIICCILLVIAIVGYVVVGIIAWTYGDPRKVIYPTDSRGQFCGQLGTPNENKPFLFYFNILKCASPLVLLEFQCPTKQICVNKCPDQYLTYLNARKQPKDFEYYKQFCVPGFNNSQKSLPEVLKDGDCPSVITPSKPLARRCLPAINTKKGVVMVGNDTTFEDGLGQRRNVTELVEGAKKANVVLEARQLAMKIFEDYTVSWHWIIIGLVIAMVFSFIFVVLLRFLAGIMIWVMIVLVILVLGYGIVHCYLEYARLKGEAGSDVSLKDLGFQTDLRVYLHLKQTWLAFMIILCIMEVIIILLLIFLRKRILIAIALIKEASRAVGHIMTSLVFPLCTFFLVCLCVAYWASTAVFLSTSNEAVYKVFNDTSKCDYAGQTCIPETFNMTNITKQCPDARCLFAFYGGETAYHKYLIIFQIYNAFMFFWLANFVIALGQVTLAGAFASYYWAFKKPDDMPAFPLFSSFGRALRYHTGSLAFGSLILAIVQIIRVLLEYLDHKLKAAENKFAKFLLACLKCCFWCLEKFIKFLNRNAYIMIAIYGTNFCTSAKNAFFLLMRNIIRVAVLDKVTDFLLFLGKLLIVGSVGILAFFFFTQRIDVVQGTAPTLNYYWVPILTLVVGSYLIAHGFFSVYAMCVDTLFLCFCEDLERNDGSPEQPYYMSPELSEILLKGSLESSKSADSQG is encoded by the exons GGACGCCACAGAAATATGACCCATCATTCAAAGGTCCCATTCATGACAG GAGCTGCACTGACATCATCTGCTGTATCCTCCTCGTCATTGCCATTGTTGGCTATGTCGTTGTGGGAATCATAG CATGGACATACGGTGACCCCAGGAAGGTGATTTACCCCACAGATAGTCGCGGGCAGTTCTGTGGCCAGCTGGGAACTCCCAATGA GAACAAGCCTTTCCTGTTTTACTTCAACATCCTAAAGTGCGCCAGCCCCTTGGTGTTGCTGGAGTTCCAGTGTCCAACCAAACAG ATCTGTGTGAATAAGTGCCCAGACCAGTATCTCACATACCTGAATGCCAGGAAACAACCCAAAGACTTTGAGTACTACAAGCAGTTCTGCGTCCCAGGATTTAACAATTCGCAGAAG agTCTCCCAGAAGTGCTGAAGGATGGAGACTGTCCGTCCGTGATCACTCCCAGCAAACCCT TGGCGCGCAGGTGTTTACCAGCAATCAACACCAAGAAAGGTGTCGTCATGGTTGGGAATGACACGACCTTTGAAGATGGACTGGGACAACGAAGGAATGtgacagagctggtggagggggcCAA AAAAGCAAATGTGGTTCTGGAAGCAAGACAACTGGCCATGAAGATCTTTGAAGATTACACGGTTTCCTGGCACTGGATAATAAT aGGTCTCGTGATTGCCATGGTGTTCAGCTTCATCTTCGTTGTCCTGCTTCGCTTCCTTGCTGGGATCATGATCTGGGTTATGATTGTGCTGGTGATCTTGGTGCTCGGATATG GAATTGTCCACTGTTACCTGGAATATGCCCGTCTAAAAGGAGAAGCAGGCTCTGATGTTTCCCTGAAGGACCTGGGATTCCAGACGGATCTGCGTGTCTATCTCCACCTGAAGCAAACGTGGTTGGCCTTCA TGATTATCCTGTGCATCATGGAGGTGATCATCATCCTGTTACTCATCTTCCTCCGCAAGAGGATCCTCATTGCCATTGCACTcatcaaggaagccagcag GGCTGTTGGTCATATCATGACGTCGCTGGTGTTTCCTCTGTGCACCTTCTTCCTGGTGTGTCTCTGCGTTGCTTACTGGGCCAGCACCGCTGT TTTCTTATCTACTTCTAATGAGGCTGTCTACAAGGTGTTTAACGATACGTCTAAATGTGATTATGCTGGGCAGACCTGCATACCAGAG ACATTCAATATGACCAACATCACCAAGCAGTGCCCAGATGCCCGCTGCCTCTTTGCATTCTATGGGGGAGAGACGGCCTACCACAAATACCTCATCATCTTCCAGATCTATAATGCCTTTATGTTCTTCTGGCTGGCCAACTTTGTGATTGCGCTGGGCCAGGTCACGCTAGCTGGAGCCTTTGCTTCCTACTATTGGGCCTTCAAGAAACCTGATGACATGCCGgctttccccctcttctcctccttcGGCCGGGCACTCAG GTATCACACTGGCTCGTTGGCCTTTGGGTCTCTGATTCTTGCCATTGTCCAGATCATCAGGGTCCTTCTGGAGTATCTGGATCACAAGCTGAAAG CTGCTGAGAATAAGTTTGCCAAGTTCCTGCTGGCCTGTCTCAAATGCTGCTTCTGGTGCCTGGAAAAATTTATCAAGTTCCTGAACAGGAATGCATACATCATG ATTGCCATCTATGGCACCAACTTCTGCACTTCAGCCAAGAATGCATTCTTCCTGCTCATGAGGAACATTATCAG GGTGGCTGTTTTAGATAAAGTCACAGATTTTCTGCTCTTCCTTGGTAAACTCCTCATCGTGGGAAGTGTTG GAATCCTCGCCTTTTTCTTCTTCACCCAGCGGATAGATGTGGTTCAGGGCACTGCACCTACTCTCAATTACTATTGGGTCCCTATCCTG ACTCTGGTCGTGGGCTCCTATCTCATTGCACATGGATTCTTCAGCGTCTATGCCATGTGTGTGGACACCCTCTTCCTTTGCTTCT GTGAAGACCTGGAGAGGAATGATGGATCTCCTGAGCAACCTTACTACATGTCCCCCGAGCTGAGTGAAATCCTGCTGAAGGGGAGCCTAGAATCATCCAAAAGTGCTGATAGCCAAGGATAG
- the SLC44A2 gene encoding choline transporter-like protein 2 isoform X5 encodes MAGDEENYYGKHGTPQKYDPSFKGPIHDRSCTDIICCILLVIAIVGYVVVGIIAWTYGDPRKVIYPTDSRGQFCGQLGTPNENKPFLFYFNILKCASPLVLLEFQCPTKQICVNKCPDQYLTYLNARKQPKDFEYYKQFCVPGFNNSQKSLPEVLKDGDCPSVITPSKPLARRCLPAINTKKGVVMVGNDTTFEDGLGQRRNVTELVEGAKKANVVLEARQLAMKIFEDYTVSWHWIIIGLVIAMVFSFIFVVLLRFLAGIMIWVMIVLVILVLGYGIVHCYLEYARLKGEAGSDVSLKDLGFQTDLRVYLHLKQTWLAFMIILCIMEVIIILLLIFLRKRILIAIALIKEASRAVGHIMTSLVFPLCTFFLVCLCVAYWASTAVFLSTSNEAVYKVFNDTSKCDYAGQTCIPETFNMTNITKQCPDARCLFAFYGGETAYHKYLIIFQIYNAFMFFWLANFVIALGQVTLAGAFASYYWAFKKPDDMPAFPLFSSFGRALRYHTGSLAFGSLILAIVQIIRVLLEYLDHKLKAAENKFAKFLLACLKCCFWCLEKFIKFLNRNAYIMIAIYGTNFCTSAKNAFFLLMRNIIRVAVLDKVTDFLLFLGKLLIVGSVGILAFFFFTQRIDVVQGTAPTLNYYWVPILTLVVGSYLIAHGFFSVYAMCVDTLFLCFLEDLERNDGSSEKPYFMSSDLKKLLNKTNKGHLDA; translated from the exons ATGGCGGGAGACGAAGAGAATTATTATGGCAAACACG GGACGCCACAGAAATATGACCCATCATTCAAAGGTCCCATTCATGACAG GAGCTGCACTGACATCATCTGCTGTATCCTCCTCGTCATTGCCATTGTTGGCTATGTCGTTGTGGGAATCATAG CATGGACATACGGTGACCCCAGGAAGGTGATTTACCCCACAGATAGTCGCGGGCAGTTCTGTGGCCAGCTGGGAACTCCCAATGA GAACAAGCCTTTCCTGTTTTACTTCAACATCCTAAAGTGCGCCAGCCCCTTGGTGTTGCTGGAGTTCCAGTGTCCAACCAAACAG ATCTGTGTGAATAAGTGCCCAGACCAGTATCTCACATACCTGAATGCCAGGAAACAACCCAAAGACTTTGAGTACTACAAGCAGTTCTGCGTCCCAGGATTTAACAATTCGCAGAAG agTCTCCCAGAAGTGCTGAAGGATGGAGACTGTCCGTCCGTGATCACTCCCAGCAAACCCT TGGCGCGCAGGTGTTTACCAGCAATCAACACCAAGAAAGGTGTCGTCATGGTTGGGAATGACACGACCTTTGAAGATGGACTGGGACAACGAAGGAATGtgacagagctggtggagggggcCAA AAAAGCAAATGTGGTTCTGGAAGCAAGACAACTGGCCATGAAGATCTTTGAAGATTACACGGTTTCCTGGCACTGGATAATAAT aGGTCTCGTGATTGCCATGGTGTTCAGCTTCATCTTCGTTGTCCTGCTTCGCTTCCTTGCTGGGATCATGATCTGGGTTATGATTGTGCTGGTGATCTTGGTGCTCGGATATG GAATTGTCCACTGTTACCTGGAATATGCCCGTCTAAAAGGAGAAGCAGGCTCTGATGTTTCCCTGAAGGACCTGGGATTCCAGACGGATCTGCGTGTCTATCTCCACCTGAAGCAAACGTGGTTGGCCTTCA TGATTATCCTGTGCATCATGGAGGTGATCATCATCCTGTTACTCATCTTCCTCCGCAAGAGGATCCTCATTGCCATTGCACTcatcaaggaagccagcag GGCTGTTGGTCATATCATGACGTCGCTGGTGTTTCCTCTGTGCACCTTCTTCCTGGTGTGTCTCTGCGTTGCTTACTGGGCCAGCACCGCTGT TTTCTTATCTACTTCTAATGAGGCTGTCTACAAGGTGTTTAACGATACGTCTAAATGTGATTATGCTGGGCAGACCTGCATACCAGAG ACATTCAATATGACCAACATCACCAAGCAGTGCCCAGATGCCCGCTGCCTCTTTGCATTCTATGGGGGAGAGACGGCCTACCACAAATACCTCATCATCTTCCAGATCTATAATGCCTTTATGTTCTTCTGGCTGGCCAACTTTGTGATTGCGCTGGGCCAGGTCACGCTAGCTGGAGCCTTTGCTTCCTACTATTGGGCCTTCAAGAAACCTGATGACATGCCGgctttccccctcttctcctccttcGGCCGGGCACTCAG GTATCACACTGGCTCGTTGGCCTTTGGGTCTCTGATTCTTGCCATTGTCCAGATCATCAGGGTCCTTCTGGAGTATCTGGATCACAAGCTGAAAG CTGCTGAGAATAAGTTTGCCAAGTTCCTGCTGGCCTGTCTCAAATGCTGCTTCTGGTGCCTGGAAAAATTTATCAAGTTCCTGAACAGGAATGCATACATCATG ATTGCCATCTATGGCACCAACTTCTGCACTTCAGCCAAGAATGCATTCTTCCTGCTCATGAGGAACATTATCAG GGTGGCTGTTTTAGATAAAGTCACAGATTTTCTGCTCTTCCTTGGTAAACTCCTCATCGTGGGAAGTGTTG GAATCCTCGCCTTTTTCTTCTTCACCCAGCGGATAGATGTGGTTCAGGGCACTGCACCTACTCTCAATTACTATTGGGTCCCTATCCTG ACTCTGGTCGTGGGCTCCTATCTCATTGCACATGGATTCTTCAGCGTCTATGCCATGTGTGTGGACACCCTCTTCCTTTGCTTCT
- the SLC44A2 gene encoding choline transporter-like protein 2 isoform X1, whose translation MHASLASCFSRKSTWFHFQSICVCLPCALALRESQQLLGFSERDPCLAPSQSRRPCLLRCVPCFGCTFLASLLPLCSVIGTPQKYDPSFKGPIHDRSCTDIICCILLVIAIVGYVVVGIIAWTYGDPRKVIYPTDSRGQFCGQLGTPNENKPFLFYFNILKCASPLVLLEFQCPTKQICVNKCPDQYLTYLNARKQPKDFEYYKQFCVPGFNNSQKSLPEVLKDGDCPSVITPSKPLARRCLPAINTKKGVVMVGNDTTFEDGLGQRRNVTELVEGAKKANVVLEARQLAMKIFEDYTVSWHWIIIGLVIAMVFSFIFVVLLRFLAGIMIWVMIVLVILVLGYGIVHCYLEYARLKGEAGSDVSLKDLGFQTDLRVYLHLKQTWLAFMIILCIMEVIIILLLIFLRKRILIAIALIKEASRAVGHIMTSLVFPLCTFFLVCLCVAYWASTAVFLSTSNEAVYKVFNDTSKCDYAGQTCIPETFNMTNITKQCPDARCLFAFYGGETAYHKYLIIFQIYNAFMFFWLANFVIALGQVTLAGAFASYYWAFKKPDDMPAFPLFSSFGRALRYHTGSLAFGSLILAIVQIIRVLLEYLDHKLKAAENKFAKFLLACLKCCFWCLEKFIKFLNRNAYIMIAIYGTNFCTSAKNAFFLLMRNIIRVAVLDKVTDFLLFLGKLLIVGSVGILAFFFFTQRIDVVQGTAPTLNYYWVPILTLVVGSYLIAHGFFSVYAMCVDTLFLCFCEDLERNDGSPEQPYYMSPELSEILLKGSLESSKSADSQG comes from the exons ATGCATGCTAGTCTTGCATCCTGTTTTTCCAGGAAATCCACCTGGTTTCACTTTCAAAGCATCTGTGTATGCCTGCCTTGTGCACTGGCTCTTAGGGAATCTCAGCAGCTCCTAGGCTTCTCAGAGAGGGATCCGTGCCTGGCTCCTTCTCAGAGCCGGAG ACCCTGTCTCCTGCGATGTGTCCCGTGCTTTGGGTGTACTTTCCTGGCATCTCTCCTCCCTCTGTGCAGCGTTATTG GGACGCCACAGAAATATGACCCATCATTCAAAGGTCCCATTCATGACAG GAGCTGCACTGACATCATCTGCTGTATCCTCCTCGTCATTGCCATTGTTGGCTATGTCGTTGTGGGAATCATAG CATGGACATACGGTGACCCCAGGAAGGTGATTTACCCCACAGATAGTCGCGGGCAGTTCTGTGGCCAGCTGGGAACTCCCAATGA GAACAAGCCTTTCCTGTTTTACTTCAACATCCTAAAGTGCGCCAGCCCCTTGGTGTTGCTGGAGTTCCAGTGTCCAACCAAACAG ATCTGTGTGAATAAGTGCCCAGACCAGTATCTCACATACCTGAATGCCAGGAAACAACCCAAAGACTTTGAGTACTACAAGCAGTTCTGCGTCCCAGGATTTAACAATTCGCAGAAG agTCTCCCAGAAGTGCTGAAGGATGGAGACTGTCCGTCCGTGATCACTCCCAGCAAACCCT TGGCGCGCAGGTGTTTACCAGCAATCAACACCAAGAAAGGTGTCGTCATGGTTGGGAATGACACGACCTTTGAAGATGGACTGGGACAACGAAGGAATGtgacagagctggtggagggggcCAA AAAAGCAAATGTGGTTCTGGAAGCAAGACAACTGGCCATGAAGATCTTTGAAGATTACACGGTTTCCTGGCACTGGATAATAAT aGGTCTCGTGATTGCCATGGTGTTCAGCTTCATCTTCGTTGTCCTGCTTCGCTTCCTTGCTGGGATCATGATCTGGGTTATGATTGTGCTGGTGATCTTGGTGCTCGGATATG GAATTGTCCACTGTTACCTGGAATATGCCCGTCTAAAAGGAGAAGCAGGCTCTGATGTTTCCCTGAAGGACCTGGGATTCCAGACGGATCTGCGTGTCTATCTCCACCTGAAGCAAACGTGGTTGGCCTTCA TGATTATCCTGTGCATCATGGAGGTGATCATCATCCTGTTACTCATCTTCCTCCGCAAGAGGATCCTCATTGCCATTGCACTcatcaaggaagccagcag GGCTGTTGGTCATATCATGACGTCGCTGGTGTTTCCTCTGTGCACCTTCTTCCTGGTGTGTCTCTGCGTTGCTTACTGGGCCAGCACCGCTGT TTTCTTATCTACTTCTAATGAGGCTGTCTACAAGGTGTTTAACGATACGTCTAAATGTGATTATGCTGGGCAGACCTGCATACCAGAG ACATTCAATATGACCAACATCACCAAGCAGTGCCCAGATGCCCGCTGCCTCTTTGCATTCTATGGGGGAGAGACGGCCTACCACAAATACCTCATCATCTTCCAGATCTATAATGCCTTTATGTTCTTCTGGCTGGCCAACTTTGTGATTGCGCTGGGCCAGGTCACGCTAGCTGGAGCCTTTGCTTCCTACTATTGGGCCTTCAAGAAACCTGATGACATGCCGgctttccccctcttctcctccttcGGCCGGGCACTCAG GTATCACACTGGCTCGTTGGCCTTTGGGTCTCTGATTCTTGCCATTGTCCAGATCATCAGGGTCCTTCTGGAGTATCTGGATCACAAGCTGAAAG CTGCTGAGAATAAGTTTGCCAAGTTCCTGCTGGCCTGTCTCAAATGCTGCTTCTGGTGCCTGGAAAAATTTATCAAGTTCCTGAACAGGAATGCATACATCATG ATTGCCATCTATGGCACCAACTTCTGCACTTCAGCCAAGAATGCATTCTTCCTGCTCATGAGGAACATTATCAG GGTGGCTGTTTTAGATAAAGTCACAGATTTTCTGCTCTTCCTTGGTAAACTCCTCATCGTGGGAAGTGTTG GAATCCTCGCCTTTTTCTTCTTCACCCAGCGGATAGATGTGGTTCAGGGCACTGCACCTACTCTCAATTACTATTGGGTCCCTATCCTG ACTCTGGTCGTGGGCTCCTATCTCATTGCACATGGATTCTTCAGCGTCTATGCCATGTGTGTGGACACCCTCTTCCTTTGCTTCT GTGAAGACCTGGAGAGGAATGATGGATCTCCTGAGCAACCTTACTACATGTCCCCCGAGCTGAGTGAAATCCTGCTGAAGGGGAGCCTAGAATCATCCAAAAGTGCTGATAGCCAAGGATAG